GCTCTTAAAAAGAAGATAATGTATTGATAGAAATATAAAATGTGTTTTAAAGGCAAAAATACAACAGAGAAAATTGATAAGTTTGCCCAAAAGGTAAGACTGTTCACTTATTGGCTGAAAAGTGAACACTTAAAAAGAATATATCCGCTTTAACGATGTTATTTTCATCTTTTTAATATTGATTTTTTCTTATGTAAAGATGATAGATCTCTTTAGGTAACTCGACTATATTTATCTGTATGTTTATACAGTTAATGCTTATTAAGTCGATCAAGGAAACATCATGCTAAAAGTGATTGCTGAAGAATTTATTAAAACAGAAGCGATTGAAATTGTTTTACCACTCTACCGTGAATTAGTGGAAGCGACAAAGAAAGAACCTCTTTGTATTAGTTATGATTTATATATTGATGAAAAAGACCCAGGTCATTTTGTTTTTATTGAGCAATGGCCTGATCATGCTGCTCTTGATATTCATTGTGCCAGTGAACATTTTCAGCGGCTCGTTCCTATGATTGATGCCTATAAAAAAGCCGAGCCTAAATTTTTACTTATGGGGAATGCTTTTGATGAAAAGTAAAGGGAAGAGCAGTAGTCTACTTTTTTAGGAGAGTTATTTGTTGGCATAAAATATATCGGAGTAAATTATGGAAAGTATAGAAAATAACCAGGATTATTTAGACAAAACATTTAATAAACTTGATGTGGCAGAAGGGGAATTTAAAAATATTACCTTTGAACAATGCGAATTCCATCAATGTGATTTTTCATCTGTAAATTTATCACACTGTAAATTTGTTAATTGTTTATTTGATCGTTGTAATTTAAGTTTAGCATATATACCGAATACTCGTTTTTCTAATACAGAATTTATAGGGTGTAAACTCGTTGGTATTGATTGGACTAAAGCACATTGGCCTCGGTTTGATCTCTATTCACAATTAAGCTTTAAAAGTAGTATTTTAAGTGGATGTAATTTTTTTGGTTTAAAACTCTATGAATCTGTTTTTGATGATTGTCGATTGCATGATGTCGATTTTAGAAACGCAGAACTTAATAAGTCGATAATGACAGGATCTGATTTTACAAATAGCTTGTTTATGCAGACAAATATTGAGGCTGTAGATTTTACAGATTCACATTCATTCGATATTGATATTCGTCAAAATAAAATTGCAAAAGCAAAGTTTTCAAAATTTGAAGCTCTTGATTTATTGCGATATCTCGATATTAAATTAGTCGATTAAAATTGTCAGAAAGAGCCACTTAAATAAGTGGCTCTTTTAGTATGGTTTATGCGCAATATAATTCTAGAGGCAATCCATCGGGATCTTGAAAAAAAGTAAATTGCTTATGACTACTAGGATCAATTCGTATTGGCTCACATGTAATACCATGTTGTTGTAGATATTGAATACTTTCTTCAACATTATCGACACTAAAAGCAAGATGGCGTAAGCCACAGGCTTCTGGATAATTTAAGCGTGGAGGTGGTGCTGGAAAACTAAATAGCTCAATTTGGTAATTATCTCCAAATGCAAGCTCTGCTTTCCATGATTGCATTACTTCACGATAATTTTCTTTGAGTAACGTTAATCCCAAAATATTGCAATAGAAATGTTTACTCACTTCATAATCGACACAAATAATCGCAACATGATGGATTTTATTGAGTTTTAGCATAAATAGTAGCGCTCTAATCTAGTAAGAAATTCCCACCTATTATGATGCTAAATAAAGGTAACAACAATAGATTAATTTTTAAACTTAAACTAATTTATTACCTTTAAAACCATTATGTGTAATAATTTATTTCTCCTTAACTTATATAATGTTTTTTTCCTTCTGGTGTTGAATGATTTGTTTTTAATTATAGTGAATAAAATAACATTTAAAATAAATTAGCACCTAAAAATATAGACTTATTATTTCATTAATGATGGTGTAAAATAATGTATGTTTACTCTTAATAAAGATAGACTTTTAATTTTATCCTTAATGATAATGATGCCTTTGTAAATAATTTATTAATAAAGTATTATTTAAAAATAAATTTATTGGATTTATTCCAGTTTGATAAAAGAGCTAAATTTAGCTCTATTTTTCTGTTTTTTCATTTTATATAGAGAATAAAGATGAACCGTTTTTTACTTATTTCTACTTCAATGTTGGCAATTTCTACACTTTCTTTTAATGCACATGCTGCATTGAATAATACTCTTTCAGTAGGGTATGCTAAAAGTTCAATTAAATTCGAAGGTAATAAATTTGAGGATAATCCTAAAGGAGTTAACTTTAAATACAATCATGAATTTGATAATAATTGGGGCGTTATTGGCTCACTCACATATACAAAGTTAACATATGATTTCTATAGTTATTGGGGTAAAATAGGAACCACGGAAATTGATTATGTTTCATTAACAGCGGGTCCTAGCTATCGTTTCAATGATTACTTTAGTGCTTATGGGTTAATCGGTCTTGGTCATGTTAATCAAGAAGATAAGTTTTATGATTATCGCGGTGACTATAATAAAACGTCATTAGCTTATGGTGTAGGTTTTCAAGTAAATCCAATTCCTAATATCGCAATTGATGCATCTTATGAATATTCAAAGCTAGATGATGCTAAATTTGGGACTTGGGTGCTTGGTGTGGGTTACCGCTTCTAATATTGTCTTAATATATTCTATTTCTTAGAAAGCCACATTAAAGTGGCTTTTTATATTTATATTTAATAATATTAAAATTAATTATTTCCCTCGGTTTATCATGCTTTATATTTTAACTTTATTGATTTTAAATTGTTAAATAATCGTTTTTTTAAAGTAATTATTTTATATTTTAAAATATAAGAAATAAAAAGTTCTTATAAACTTTATTTGCTTTATTATTTTAATTGAGACTTTATGTGCTATAACACTAACTTCTTATTGGTTTAAATTACATTTACTTAATTACTTTAACGATTTAAAAATATAGAGGAATTTAATGAAAAACAAATTAGTAACTCCAATTGTAGCTATTGCTTTATCAATAATAACATTTAATGCATCTGCTAATTTAAAAAACACCTTATCCTTTGGTTATGCGCAAACTCAGATAAAAATCGATGGTGATAAGGTAGATGGGGCACCTAAAGGGATTAATATTAAGTATGATCATAAATTAAATGAGAGCTTTGGTATTATTGGCTCAATTATTTATAATCATAAAAAATATTATTGCTATGATGTTCAGGATGAAATGAACGCTCAGAGTAATTTTAATTACTATTTACTTACTGCTGGACCTAGTTACCGATTTAATGAATACATAAATATTTATGGTTTAATTGGTACGAGTATTATTAGTGCTAAATATAAAGATGATATTGAAAATTATCATGAAAAAAAAGCGTCTTTAAGTTATGGTGTAGGTCTTCAAATAAATCCAATCTCTAATATCGCAATTGATGCATCTTATGAATATTCAAAAGTGAATGATGCTAATTTGGGAACTTGGGTACTCGGCGTGGGTTATCGCTTCTAATATTATCTTAAACAATCCTTATTCTAAAGACCATATATATGGTCTTTTTTTTTAATTAATTTCTATATTAATATTTCAATCAATATTGTTGTAATGATGTTCAAAAATATTATAAAATAAGTATTTATTGTTAAGTTTTTAATTTATAATAATCAATTATCCGCTTTTTAACAGAATAAATTATCTGTAAGTAAAATATCTTTGAGATGTGGGATTTGGAGGATCAACATGTTAACAGTTATAAAAGCAGAATCATCACATTATAATGAGATGATCTCAGTGTGGGAGTCTTCAGTGAGGGCAACACATACATTTTTGTCTGAAGATATTATTTCATCGCTTAAAAAAGATATTTTAGAACAGTATTTTCCTATGCTTAATACTTATATTGCGATAGATGAAAATAAAACTATTCATGGGATCTTAGGTACAGCGGGAAATAGGCTCGAAATGCTATTTGTTCATGCTGATTCTAGAGGTCATGGTTGTGGTAAATTGCTCATAAATTTTGCAATAAATACACTCAATATTGATGAGTTAGATGTTAATGAACAAAATCCTCAAGCGGTTGGCTTTTATCTGCATATCGGGTTTGAGCAAATAGGGCGTTCTGAATTAGATGGTCAAGGAAATCCTTTTCCACTACTACATTTAAAATTAAACAAAAATAAGTATAAATACTAAACAAAGAACGAAATAAAAAAATGTATTACCAAAATGAGAGAGGGAAATAAAAAATACTCTCTCTTTCCCTTTCATAAAGATCAATTATCCACTTTAATTTGATTTATGTCGTGATAATTCCTTCACTTTCATGGAATAATTTTTTCATAATTAAATAAATTTCATATATTTATGGAATCGTTATGAAGAAAATAGTCGTTGTTATTTTATCTTTATTTGTGCTACCTGCTTGTTCTGAATCACAAGAAAATGCAGTTATTGAATATTGTCTGGATACATTAAATGTCTATAGCATTGTCACTAAAGATCAATGTTTGTGTTTTTATAATGAAGTGGACAATAAATTTTCTTCCTCTGAAATAGATAGAATGATCCAATCATCCCCCATCAAAAAAGACAGCACATTAAGTCGTGAAGGTATAATGTTTTTAACTATTACTCACTCATCAAGATGTTTTGAATAAATAGCATTATAATTCGTTTAATAGAAAATAATACATTAGGTATAAATACTTAATTCATTGTTTTAAAGTGTAATACCACAAAATTGATAAACTCATTACTATAAATCGCTTACATTGGTACTGTTTTTATATCCAGTATGTAATTTGTTTGCCTTTATTGTGAGAATATTATGTCAAAATTGCGTTTATCTTACCCAAAACTTAGTCCCGCAGCTTATGCGGGCTTAATTCAATGTAAAACAGCATTAGAAAGTAGCTCACTTGATATTATGTTGATTGAACTTGTTTATTTAAGAGTCTCTCAAATCAATGGTTGTGCTTTTTGCCTAGAAATGCACAGTACTTCGTTACGTCATCATGGTGTTACCCAAAATAAATTAGATGCATTAAATGGTTGGCAGGTCAGTGAGCGATTTACAGAGAAAGAACGAGCTGCATTATTATGGACTGATGCTGTAAGTCAAATTTCCGCAAAAAATACCAATGATGATATCTATCAACAAGTGAAAGCATATTTTTCAGATACAGAAATGAGCGATTTAACATTGGCAATCGGATTAATGAATGCCTTTAATCGTATTGCAGTGAGTTTACGTCAGTAATTATCTGTATTTAGGGTAATAAGCATGGCAAGACAATTTAGTATAGAAAAAGCGCTGATCTTAATAGCGCTTTTAATTTTTTCTGTTGTATGTTTACCAGAGATATTGCATTAACGGTATATAAGCAAAAACTAAAGCGAAAAGAATAAAAAAGATGCGTAATAACATTTTTTTGGTTTTTATTACACCATAAAACATCACAATAATAAGAACAATGCAGATATACCAATAAGATGCGCCAAAGAGAGCGAGTGTAAAAATCGTATCGGTAAGAAGATGGCTTGAGTTCATTTTATTGGCTATTTGAAATAGAAATCGCCAGCCTAAATATGAGCTGGCGAAGATAGTGAAAAGATATTATGACTTCCAGATAATATGGAACATGGGATTTAAAGGATCACGGCTAATCAGTACACGCCCAAAAATATCATCAATATCTGAATTATCATCAGGTGCAAGGCCAATAATCACTTCACTAAAGCGAGCAGGTGTAACTGGCAGACCAACAATGAATTGCCAATCATTACCTAATGGAACCACTTCGGCTGCACCTCTTTCTTCAAATTGCAGATTAAAGAGTAATTGGTCTGCAACATCTAAATTATCAGCTGCTTGAGCTAAAAAGAGATCATACGCTTGTTCTAGAGCGTCATCTTCACTGATCAAGGTTGGTTCATTCATGGTAATGCCTGTTTATTATTCCAATGATTATCGCGTTGTTTGTATCGCATTTTTGCGAATTTAGCAAAGTATTCTATCGCAGATCCTATTTACCTTCTTGATAACAATATTTCTGTTATAACAGAGGGCTAAAGAAATAGCAGATACGTTCTAAAACGCGATTGAAGAACGGTCGCTTTTCCCATTCATCTAATGTTAATTCTGTAGAACGAGCAATGTAATCATATTGTACAATGCTTAAGTCGCTACCAAAACCTTCATCATCAATGACGACAGTAATTTCAAAGTTTAACCATAAGCTTCGCATATCAAGATTAACAGAGCCGACCATGCTGAGTTGCCCATCAACCATTACGCTTTTGGTATGTAATAAGCCATCTTCAAACTGAAAGACTTTCACACCTGCTTCGAGCATTTCTGTAAAAAATGCACGACTTGCCCAACGTACAAGGAAAGAATCATTACTACGAGGCACAATAATACTTACCTCAACACCCCGCATTGCTGCGGTTGAGATTGCATGGGCAAGATCGTCACTAGGCACAAAATAAGGTGTTGTAAGAACCAATTCTTTTCTTGCTGAATAAATGGCGGTAATTAATGATTGCTGGATTAGTTCATCAGGAAAGCCTGGACCTGAAGCAATCACTTGTGTTGTATGACCGCTTTCTTGTTCACAAGGCATAATGTTGTCATCAGGAGGGGGAGGTAAATGGCGCTCACCTGTTTCCATTTCCCAATCAAAGGCATAAATCATACCTAAAGTAGTAGAAACAGGGCCTTCCATTCTGACCATGATATCAATCCATTGTCCTACACCTGAATCTTGCTTGAAATAACGAGGATCAACCATATTCATACTTCCGGTGTAGGAAATATAGTTATCAATCAATACAATTTTTCGATGCTGGCGTAAGTCCATTCGGCGTAAGAAAAAACGGAATAAATTAACATGGAGTGATTCGACAAACTCAATACCCGCGGCTCTCATTACATCAGGGCCTTTGGTTCGAAAGAAATTCCAGCTTCCAGCAGAGTCAACCATGATACGGCATTTTACACCCCGTTTAGCGGCTTTGATTAAAGCATCTGTCACTTCTTCGACTAAACCACCAGGTTGCCAAATATAAAAAACCATTTCAATATTATCGCGGGCATTATTAATGTCTCGCGTGATTGAGTTCAACGAATCTTCGCAGGTAGTTAACAACTCAATTTTATTCCCTTTAACGCCTTTAATACCTTGGCGTTTAGCGGTTAATTGAAAAAGAGGTGTTGCAACATCACTAGTACCCGTTGCAAAAATATGCTTACATTTTTTTAAGTCTTCGAGCCAAGCAACAACAGAAGGCCACATCTGCTTAGCATGTTCAACACGCCGTTTACCAAGATGTAATTCACCAAAGGCAAAATAAGCAATAACACCGACTAATGGCAGAATATAGATTATCAATAGCCAAGTCATTGTGGAGGTGACAGGACGTCGATGCATTAGGACACGAAATGTGACCCCTGCAATTAATAGCCAATAGAAGAAAAAGGTTAGCCAACTTAATACAGTATAAAATGTTGTCATAGTAGAGCTATTTTCCGTTGAAAATGAATCGCATGGATAAGCTTAAAGGCAATTTACTAAAAATAGTTCATTATTTTTGTTATTTGCCGAATGTTGTTATTAAATCAGGATTATTATCTCTGTCAAATCTCTTTGTTAAGATATAAGCATTAAATAAGCAATAAGATACGATGTTTTATTTATTTTTCCTTTGTGAGAAATGCTCAAAGAATGAATGAAATTTAAGCAAATCATAAATCACCTCTTGGATCACAAAATGAACGTCTTATAATACACCACTTATTCGAAAAAATAGGTGCTGATAGCATGAGACACAGTAGGACTGAAGTAGCTCGTTGGCGAATGATGAGACAAGCTATACGTAAACGTCGTCGATGGTTAGAAGGGCAATCTCGTCGTAATTTCCGAATTTATAAGATGCGTAAACTGGATACTTCAAAAAAACACAGAGCACTTTTATTTGTACAGCAGATTGAATGGAACTCATAATTTCACTTTTTAACTGTTTATATCAATCATTTTGATAAACGTTATTGAATATGATTGCTATTTGCATTTAAACTAGGGGCATTGTTTTTTCTTTAGGTGAAATAAGACAAGTTATGCGTTGGAAGCTTTGGGTATTCATATCACTCTGCCTGCATGCCTCTTTGGTTGCAGCAGCAATGTTCTATGTTGTAGAGGACGAGGTCATTACACCTGAGCCTATCTCTATACAAATGTTGGCATTTGCTGCGGATGAACCTGCTGGCGAACCAGAACCTGTGGTTGAAGAAGTCACACCGCCAGAACCGGAGCCAGTTGTCGAGCCTGAACCCGAACCAGAGCCTATTCCTGATGTAAAACCTGTTATTGAAAAACCAATAGAGAAAAAACCAGAACCAAAACCTAAACCTAAGCCAAAACCGGTTGATAAACCTAAGCCGCCTGTTGAACGACCACAACCTTTAGTGGTTAATAAAGGCAATGATCTTAAAAATCTTAATCCAACGGCTAAGCCAAGTGATAAAGGTGATGAGAAACCTGTCGCAGTAGCAAGCAGTGGCGAAGGT
This portion of the Proteus vulgaris genome encodes:
- the cls gene encoding cardiolipin synthase; translation: MTTFYTVLSWLTFFFYWLLIAGVTFRVLMHRRPVTSTMTWLLIIYILPLVGVIAYFAFGELHLGKRRVEHAKQMWPSVVAWLEDLKKCKHIFATGTSDVATPLFQLTAKRQGIKGVKGNKIELLTTCEDSLNSITRDINNARDNIEMVFYIWQPGGLVEEVTDALIKAAKRGVKCRIMVDSAGSWNFFRTKGPDVMRAAGIEFVESLHVNLFRFFLRRMDLRQHRKIVLIDNYISYTGSMNMVDPRYFKQDSGVGQWIDIMVRMEGPVSTTLGMIYAFDWEMETGERHLPPPPDDNIMPCEQESGHTTQVIASGPGFPDELIQQSLITAIYSARKELVLTTPYFVPSDDLAHAISTAAMRGVEVSIIVPRSNDSFLVRWASRAFFTEMLEAGVKVFQFEDGLLHTKSVMVDGQLSMVGSVNLDMRSLWLNFEITVVIDDEGFGSDLSIVQYDYIARSTELTLDEWEKRPFFNRVLERICYFFSPLL
- a CDS encoding Ail/Lom family outer membrane beta-barrel protein, which translates into the protein MNRFLLISTSMLAISTLSFNAHAALNNTLSVGYAKSSIKFEGNKFEDNPKGVNFKYNHEFDNNWGVIGSLTYTKLTYDFYSYWGKIGTTEIDYVSLTAGPSYRFNDYFSAYGLIGLGHVNQEDKFYDYRGDYNKTSLAYGVGFQVNPIPNIAIDASYEYSKLDDAKFGTWVLGVGYRF
- a CDS encoding putative quinol monooxygenase; the protein is MLKVIAEEFIKTEAIEIVLPLYRELVEATKKEPLCISYDLYIDEKDPGHFVFIEQWPDHAALDIHCASEHFQRLVPMIDAYKKAEPKFLLMGNAFDEK
- the tonB gene encoding TonB system transport protein TonB, whose product is MRWKLWVFISLCLHASLVAAAMFYVVEDEVITPEPISIQMLAFAADEPAGEPEPVVEEVTPPEPEPVVEPEPEPEPIPDVKPVIEKPIEKKPEPKPKPKPKPVDKPKPPVERPQPLVVNKGNDLKNLNPTAKPSDKGDEKPVAVASSGEGRVPNVVRQGLPEYPSRARAVGIEGSVKVRFDVDADGRVDNVEIVSADPKNVFERDIKRAMRQWRYEKIPYKGKVIVIEFKLTGVSAS
- the gloA2 gene encoding SMU1112c/YaeR family gloxylase I-like metalloprotein, whose protein sequence is MLKLNKIHHVAIICVDYEVSKHFYCNILGLTLLKENYREVMQSWKAELAFGDNYQIELFSFPAPPPRLNYPEACGLRHLAFSVDNVEESIQYLQQHGITCEPIRIDPSSHKQFTFFQDPDGLPLELYCA
- a CDS encoding GNAT family N-acetyltransferase; protein product: MLTVIKAESSHYNEMISVWESSVRATHTFLSEDIISSLKKDILEQYFPMLNTYIAIDENKTIHGILGTAGNRLEMLFVHADSRGHGCGKLLINFAINTLNIDELDVNEQNPQAVGFYLHIGFEQIGRSELDGQGNPFPLLHLKLNKNKYKY
- a CDS encoding carboxymuconolactone decarboxylase family protein, whose protein sequence is MSKLRLSYPKLSPAAYAGLIQCKTALESSSLDIMLIELVYLRVSQINGCAFCLEMHSTSLRHHGVTQNKLDALNGWQVSERFTEKERAALLWTDAVSQISAKNTNDDIYQQVKAYFSDTEMSDLTLAIGLMNAFNRIAVSLRQ
- a CDS encoding pentapeptide repeat-containing protein, whose translation is MESIENNQDYLDKTFNKLDVAEGEFKNITFEQCEFHQCDFSSVNLSHCKFVNCLFDRCNLSLAYIPNTRFSNTEFIGCKLVGIDWTKAHWPRFDLYSQLSFKSSILSGCNFFGLKLYESVFDDCRLHDVDFRNAELNKSIMTGSDFTNSLFMQTNIEAVDFTDSHSFDIDIRQNKIAKAKFSKFEALDLLRYLDIKLVD
- a CDS encoding Ail/Lom family outer membrane beta-barrel protein — encoded protein: MKNKLVTPIVAIALSIITFNASANLKNTLSFGYAQTQIKIDGDKVDGAPKGINIKYDHKLNESFGIIGSIIYNHKKYYCYDVQDEMNAQSNFNYYLLTAGPSYRFNEYINIYGLIGTSIISAKYKDDIENYHEKKASLSYGVGLQINPISNIAIDASYEYSKVNDANLGTWVLGVGYRF
- a CDS encoding YciY family protein; the protein is MRHSRTEVARWRMMRQAIRKRRRWLEGQSRRNFRIYKMRKLDTSKKHRALLFVQQIEWNS
- a CDS encoding HI1450 family dsDNA-mimic protein, with protein sequence MNEPTLISEDDALEQAYDLFLAQAADNLDVADQLLFNLQFEERGAAEVVPLGNDWQFIVGLPVTPARFSEVIIGLAPDDNSDIDDIFGRVLISRDPLNPMFHIIWKS